A genomic region of Zea mays cultivar B73 chromosome 6, Zm-B73-REFERENCE-NAM-5.0, whole genome shotgun sequence contains the following coding sequences:
- the LOC118472290 gene encoding serine/threonine-protein phosphatase 7 long form homolog, with product MVTWQPYLDPYFASIQLSSMCSIDENLYLMRCPLICFYAVEYHLPHRVARQFGLRQEFPVEPFSTSIELHKFDRQRQKKVTDFETHHRDYIDEWDHQGDLNYENDQAHTNYNFQS from the exons atg GTGACTTGGCAACCGTATCTTGATCCATATTTCGCCAGCATACAGTTGAGCAGCATGTGCTCAATAGACGAGAACCTCTACCTCATGAGGTGTCCCCTCATCTGTTTTTATGCTGTTGAGTACCACTTGCCCCACAGAGTTGCTCGACAGTTCGGATTGCGCCAGGAGTTTCCGGTGGAGCCATTCTCGACTTCAATAGAACTTCATAA GTTCGACAGACAGAGACAGAAGAAGGTCACGGACTTCGAGACGCACCATCGTGATTACATTGATGAATGGGACCACCAGGGGGATCTGAACTATGAGAATGACCAGGCGCACACAAACTACAACTTCCAGAG TTGA